TCATACGGGATATAGTTTCAAGTCTCGGTTCTAACTGACGAATCAATTGCCTAAACCCTTCACTCTCCACATGCCTAAAAGGCAACTCCTCCAACAAAATGTATTTTGCAATAGACTGCCTACACTTTTGTTTATCAAATTGCACTGCAATCAAGTTCGCAGTAACACCACCCTCTCCCTCTTTCTTAGGTTCGAAACACAAGATCTTTTGTTTGTTCACCCTATTAGGATTCTTTGGACACCGATTCAAGTGATTCCATAAAGTACTAGTTCCGCAATTTTTAGGGTGAGCAGCATAATCCTTCCCACAAAAATTACATGCGGCCCTAGGATCCTCAAGATTACCACCCACAATTCTAGTAAAAAACTGCCAAATATCTGACTTCCCCTTAGGCTTCTTATTTTTCTCATTCCCCATTTCCTCTTTATCATTTTCTACTTCCTCTTCCACTTCAATATTAGGCATATCATTATCTTCTATAACCACATCTTGTATTTCTATATTAATATCCATAACTCCacctaaataattaaattaattttagactatgacaaaataaatttcatacacaaaaataatcaaaacaaacacgatcaaaaataaaaaataaaaacaaaaatttcagttattcaaaaatctatttttatttatatttaagtttacaattaaacatataaagcaaattcatataattaattagagaaaaCACAAATCCTAAGAAAACATGTAGACAAGAGGCTCCCACAAACAAGAACACAGTGCCAAAAATAtccataacttttttttttatgttgttgtaaatttatttcttttttttttgtgaaaatatattaaagtaaataaaaagtAGCTGAGTTCGATTGTTGAGTAACATAAAAAGTTACTGATGATCCAATCATTCCTCTTTCCCATTTCTTTCTTTCGGCCTTTtcttcttaataaaaaaaaaaatcaactgaGCCCAACACTTTTGAATTGATTGCTCTTGTTTGAGCTCTGATGTCAATTATTGTGATTTATTACTTGATTAAAAATAATGAAACACAAGACAATGCAATGTGGATTATAACAAGTGCAATGCTAACATGAAAATGATGAactgaatttaatacatatgCATAAATATAAAACAGAACACCAAAAACTAAACGTGATTCAAATAAGATGATGAAGATTACATCACCTGCCTACTCTTCTGCTAGAACAACCCCAGTAGCTTTAGAATCTTTATTGAGCTAAGAACAGAGGTGTATTATAACCAATATTCACAAAGAGTACTCGGACTCAAACTCAAAGAAGCCTTttcgatatatatatatttatatatatattatataatttggtGTGATTTAAAATCCTTCACGCATTCCACTTTGAATAACTAAtggctgttttttttttctattattagtctcttttttttaataatctcttattattattgtcaTAGCATAATATACTCAATTGGTTGTATATGTGACACATTAGCAATCATTTTCATCCTTGCAAAATGAAGAACATGTACTTGTCCTTcttcattttctaatttttatatatgaagTTTATAATACTCTACCACGCATGTCCTCTAATTTTCATGATAATAAAATTGACACTGTCATCATCTAacgaattaagaaaaaaaaaataaaataataccttAGATTTAGATTACAAATTGCTTCAACAAAACAAATAATGACCTATAAAACGTATCACTCAATACCACTACGTACTCTGAAACCAAGCAAacaaatacaaaagaaaaaaacaagtcAAGTTAAATGTGAGGACCAGAACACCATTGCCTGATCTTGCACACTATCACGATAAAAACTTAAAAAGTGATATATGGTTTCTTAACAAATACCCCTCTTGTCGATGAAACGCGAGGGAAAAGAATGAATTGACCCAGCCATCACCAAACCAAGATTTGTGGGTCGTATAGAAAAAAGTGCTATACACATGGATGAAGATGAAGACATCAAAAGAGAATAATACTATGCACATAATTGTTTCACAAAATCCCTAAATCTCAGAAAGTAAGAGATTATAAAATGTATACCTGGGCTGGGTGGGTGAACGTCCTGGGCTGGAAGTGGCGGCGGCGACTGTCGACGGTCCGACGAAGAAGGGGGGAACGACGACGAGCGGAGAATAAGGGGGAGGGGGACGCTGGCGTGCGACTGTGAAGAAGGGGGAAAGATTTAGGGATTtagttttaggtttttttttgttttagtttcttttaggcaggtataaattaattttttttaaaaataataataataataatatattacggGTACGGGTTGAACCCGCCCGTTTATAGGCTAACCCGTACCCGCCCGCCAAACAGCGGGTTAAAATTTAACCCAATCCAATTTTTGCGGGTTTTTAATGGGCGGATTCTAATGGGTTAGGCGGTTCCCACGGTTTAGCGGTTTTTATGTTCAGGCCTACTTGGCTCTGTGTGGCAGTAAGGTGGTGCTTGTGGAGGCCTAAGTGCATAGTTCTGTTGAGgcatttgttaaaaattaaaaccAAGTGGTCTAATTGGTGCAACTTATTGTtggtttctataaaaaaaatatattgtatgATGATCTACTATCCCTCATTATATGTGTTCGAACAGGGTCATAATGCTGCCTTGGTTCACTTAGAAAACCTCCAATAgcattaattattttgttggtACTTCATACAAAATAGAACAAGTATCAGATGCCCCGTAAGTATGGAATAATTACAGCAATAATGTTTCTCTGAGATGATGCGGTAGACTTTTTATATATAgtcataaaatatttatagtGTGTTGTTTGTAATACAAAAACTCAAATCAATATGAATATAAGTGACACCATTGTTTAATTAagcttattaattaattaaacagtaAACATAATACTAGCTGGAGGTACGTACATACAgatcttatataatattttatatgatgatcatttcatcatcattttttcAGTTGAATCTACTACAAGTTCTCCTAATCTCTCCTTGAAAACCAGTCTTGACACCAATCTGGCCCATCTTCACCATTGAGTCAGCAAAATCAGATTGAAAAAATGGTCGATTAAAGAGAGGATTATTAAAGAGACCAAGGTAGGAGTCCATTACAGTTCTTGTGGTGACATCGTCTCTAAGCCTAGCATCAGACTCCAACACAGCAAATCCATTCATGATGTTCTGCATGATGTGGATGTCAAATGTTTGTTCGCTCCCTTGGTCGATCGGCAGTCGTGCATTCACATCACCGTTCAGGGGGCATCTCGCCCTCAACACCGGAAGGAAACTAGGATTTATGGCAGGGTCGGATCCTCCTCCTCTGGGAAAAAAGTTGTACAACCTTTTGGTCATGAAGAAGCATGCTGTAGTTCCAATAGTATGCGCAGCTATATACGTGTATGTACACAACACgaatagtattaattattagtatgaGTAATACacacataaattatatataaactaGACACATTTATGAAGCAAAATATTTCAAAGTGCATTTAACATGAGTTCCCACTTATTAAAAATTAGATGTAATTTCTCTTTACATATTATTATTCAATTGTATGGGATATAATTTTCATGTGATATTGAACCAATTTATAAATAACCTTTATTGATACTTTTATGATAACTTATACTACAAGTAGGTTCTCAAACTTTTTTAGGATaaaattttgtgttttattgttAATAGCTATACCACTATTAAATGTATTGTGAGTAGCAAAACTGAGATAATAAAACATATGCAAACATTTTACACATTGCATTTAAACATGATTACACATATAGATATTCAGCAACTTATAATACAtaatcacacattatacacattACACTAAATGTGGGAAACAAAATTTAAGATAATAAGTAGAAATGGAAATTGACTAGTAGTTAATGTATGGGGAATGCAATCTCCGCTCCCATTCCCGCTACCTATTTATACCTCCATCCTCGCCCATCCCTATCTAATAACCTACGAATTCGGGGTAGGGGAATACCCATCGATTATGGGGAACCCATTGGGTATCCATTAAggcaaaatgaaaaaaaaaattaaaataattgaaaaaaaaaattaaattaaaccaatattctCACAAATGTTTATTATGCATTCATAATCCATAGAAGATAAAAGACAAATCTACCTAAAAAAGCATAACctagtagaaaataaaaactaaatgtctcaaagtttgaaaaaaaaaatcataaccctATAGTATCATAGTCTCATACCTCTCAAGCCTCccaacaaattaaaaattaaacaaagaatcgagaagaaaatatCTTTACACATGTAATTCACAATGATCATCAGTTTACTATCATcattaaattttcataatttaagcatatgatatataattttgattatggatgataatcaaaataatcttaattatcaatgatatatatactatatatatgttaagaataaaaaaaaattatatatatctatatcggaGTCGGATATGGTGTGGATAGTATTATCCCTGTCTCGCCCCATACCCGTTTTGGGTATTGAAATTGTCTCCCATCACCGCCCCATTAACCACCAAGACGGGAAATTCCCACCCCATTAGGGGCGTGTCCCCGCGGTTACCCATCCCCATAGTATAAATTTCTATCTCTAATAATAAGACCATTAtacaaattttatataaaaaaaataataattatctaattttattattactcttaaattaaatttaaatatttataattatttttttaaaaaaattaattaattgattgatTTAACGGTATTAGTTTAACCGTcaattttaatagaaaaatataaattaaaaaagttacatagccatttttttttttttttgaatgaagagaactacattttttgaaaaaaaagagataaccacaattaatatatagatatatttatgGGTAATTTTTTTCTGTTGATTTTAtggtataaataataataaattaacctGAATAAATGAGAGGAAAAAGACAGCCAAGTCTGTATATGGTTTGAAAATGGAAGACATGCAAAGAAAGCACACATAAAAACAGATTGAGTAATAAATCGATTATCTAACATAACATGCAGCCTCTCATGTCCAACCATAATCTCATCGACACAATACATTCAGACCAAAATAAGTATGTACACTAAATAAAAGGTCCAAACACCTGGTCACCACTATCTGTGTTTTTTCTTGGAAAATATAGTTACTTAATAAGactataataataacaaatagtgaattaattttataataatacacGACATGCAATAAGTAAATGTATATGTGtagtgtatttatatgtatatatatatgttattattaGTTTTACTTTATagcaaaaattaaagtaaatataCATGAACAAATATTATTCATAtcatcatcatatatatatatatatcgatcACTTTGGGGTTTTTCACCAAACACACATAGTCATCAAACATGCATGCATAATGAGATGATAGAGtgagaaagaagagagagaagaaaagaatacCAGTTAGGACTACAAGGTCTCTATCTGTGAGCCCTTTCCTTAGAAATTTGGCCTTTATTAGCTGAATTGAGTCACTAACCTCTGGCATATCGCTCGCCAAAAGAAGATTCGAAATCCGACCATCCCTTCGCCCTGTAGGCACCTCATAAACCGGTCCCCGAGCCTAAAACATTATGTATATTCATCATTTTCAcaaataattaccaaaataaatacgaacaataataataatatataattatataccaaAGTAATGGCGTCTCTTGCGGCCAAGGCAACAATATCAGCACAAGAAACAACACCAGGGCAAATGACTTCTAATTCTCTTTTGGCCGTATCTATAACTTCAAAACCTCCTACACCTTGGTGCTGAAATGCATCTTTCTCCGCATTAGGAACGCTTTCAATCAGAATCGAACCATCACAACCCTGCTCCATCCCCCAAAAATCCAAATATATACATCTCATGAATcacctattttttaaaatgtatacATATTATGACATAtagtacatacatatatatatatatacctggaCAAAACAGTCGTGAAAATGAAGACGAAGGAGCTTAGCGGCGGTGTTGGGGTTTGCAACGACGGCGTTTCGGACTACTGTCCGGACAATGGCCTCTGCGGCGGGGCATGATCCGCCGTAAAACCCAACTCTAAGCTG
This Cannabis sativa cultivar Pink pepper isolate KNU-18-1 chromosome 6, ASM2916894v1, whole genome shotgun sequence DNA region includes the following protein-coding sequences:
- the LOC115724616 gene encoding peroxidase 43 isoform X1, whose protein sequence is MSLILGLFFSQILLITTSNAQLRVGFYGGSCPAAEAIVRTVVRNAVVANPNTAAKLLRLHFHDCFVQGCDGSILIESVPNAEKDAFQHQGVGGFEVIDTAKRELEVICPGVVSCADIVALAARDAITLARGPVYEVPTGRRDGRISNLLLASDMPEVSDSIQLIKAKFLRKGLTDRDLVVLTAAHTIGTTACFFMTKRLYNFFPRGGGSDPAINPSFLPVLRARCPLNGDVNARLPIDQGSEQTFDIHIMQNIMNGFAVLESDARLRDDVTTRTVMDSYLGLFNNPLFNRPFFQSDFADSMVKMGQIGVKTGFQGEIRRTCSRFN